One window of the Arthrobacter sp. zg-Y919 genome contains the following:
- a CDS encoding DNA repair helicase XPB codes for MVDGPLIVQSDKTILLEVDHDQATEARHAIAAFAELERAPEHIHSYRLTPLGLWNARAAGLDAEQVLNTLLTYSRFPVPHSLLIDIEETMSRYGRLRLEKDPQHGLVLRTNDYPVLEEVMHAKKIQPLLGPRIDGETVVVQSAMRGQLKQLLLKLGWPAEDLAGYVDGTPHPIVLNEDGWALRPYQKLATENFWAGGSGVVVLPCGAGKTLVGAAAMATSSTTTLILVTNTVSARQWKDELLKRTSLTEDEIGEYSGAVKEVRPVTIATYQVLTLKRGGLYPHLELLDANDWGLIIYDEVHLLPAPIFRMTADLQARRRLGLTATLVREDGREGEVFSLIGPKRYDAPWKDIEAQGYIAPAKCIEVRVDLPRDERVAYAMAEDGDKYRLCSTSDTKTGVVEQLVRRHTGEQTLVIGQYLDQLDELAERLDAPVIKGDTPVKERQRLFNEFREGVLSTLVVSKVANFSIDLPEASVAIQVSGSFGSRQEEAQRLGRLLRPKADGKAAHFYTVVARDTLDQDFAAKRQRFLAEQGYAYSILDATDIEKPV; via the coding sequence ATGGTTGACGGACCGTTGATTGTCCAGAGCGATAAGACAATTCTTCTGGAGGTCGATCATGACCAGGCCACGGAGGCGCGGCATGCCATCGCGGCGTTCGCCGAACTCGAGCGCGCACCCGAACACATCCACAGCTACCGGCTGACGCCGCTGGGCCTGTGGAACGCCCGGGCCGCGGGGCTCGACGCCGAGCAGGTGCTCAACACCCTGCTCACCTATTCCCGCTTCCCGGTGCCGCACTCGCTGCTGATCGACATCGAGGAAACGATGTCCCGGTACGGCCGGCTGCGGTTGGAGAAGGACCCCCAGCACGGGCTGGTGCTGCGCACCAATGACTACCCCGTGCTCGAAGAAGTGATGCACGCCAAGAAGATCCAGCCGCTCCTTGGCCCGCGGATCGACGGCGAGACAGTGGTCGTGCAGTCCGCCATGCGCGGACAGCTGAAACAGCTGCTGCTCAAGCTGGGCTGGCCCGCCGAAGACCTGGCCGGATATGTGGACGGCACTCCCCATCCGATCGTGCTCAATGAAGACGGCTGGGCGCTGCGCCCCTACCAGAAACTCGCAACCGAGAACTTCTGGGCCGGTGGCTCCGGCGTCGTGGTGCTGCCCTGCGGTGCCGGCAAAACCCTGGTGGGTGCTGCGGCTATGGCCACCAGTTCCACCACCACCCTGATCCTGGTCACCAACACCGTTTCCGCCCGGCAGTGGAAGGACGAGCTGCTGAAGCGGACCTCCCTGACCGAGGACGAGATCGGGGAATACTCCGGCGCGGTGAAGGAAGTCCGCCCCGTCACCATCGCCACGTACCAGGTGCTGACGCTCAAGCGCGGCGGACTCTATCCGCACCTGGAGCTGCTGGATGCGAACGACTGGGGCCTGATCATCTATGACGAGGTGCATCTGCTCCCCGCCCCGATTTTCCGCATGACCGCGGACCTGCAGGCGCGGCGCCGCCTCGGGCTGACCGCCACCCTGGTCCGTGAGGACGGGCGTGAGGGCGAAGTGTTCTCCCTGATCGGTCCCAAGCGCTACGACGCCCCCTGGAAGGACATCGAAGCGCAGGGCTACATTGCCCCGGCTAAATGCATCGAGGTCCGCGTCGACCTGCCGCGCGACGAGCGCGTGGCCTACGCCATGGCCGAGGACGGGGACAAGTACCGCCTGTGCTCGACGTCGGACACCAAGACCGGCGTCGTCGAACAGCTGGTCCGCCGCCATACCGGTGAGCAGACCCTGGTAATCGGGCAGTATCTTGACCAGCTGGATGAGCTCGCCGAACGGCTGGACGCACCGGTCATCAAGGGAGACACCCCGGTCAAGGAACGCCAGCGGCTCTTCAACGAATTCCGGGAAGGGGTCCTGAGCACCCTCGTGGTGTCCAAGGTTGCCAACTTCTCCATCGACCTGCCCGAGGCCTCCGTGGCCATCCAGGTGTCCGGGTCCTTCGGCTCCCGGCAGGAGGAGGCCCAGCGGCTGGGCCGGTTGCTGCGGCCCAAGGCCGACGGCAAGGCGGCGCACTTCTACACCGTGGTTGCCCGCGACACCCTGGACCAGGACTTCGCGGCCAAGCGGCAGCGGTTCCTCGCCGAGCAGGGCTATGCCTATTCCATCCTGGACGCCACCGACATCGAAAAACCGGTCTAG
- a CDS encoding helicase-associated domain-containing protein has protein sequence MSAIRALADDLAARSDDQLRELLTARPDLALPPVPDFQAMAARASTRVSVQRILEKLTAPELQVLEAVDLTTNEDSQLSTTASWLKAAISGSTIKSLDVILGHLHSLALLRRATPHPGAPKADASRRFYLPVSVLGEALGAYPAGLGRPYSTLAAQHPEFGQRLVGIVEGLRATGLPLEKADTPGTAAHSLHHLVSDPAGWAALMAGAPPQTVELLRRFKYSPVGTIPKKAAMGRAVLDNPNPTPVEWLVARGLLVPLDALHVELPRPVGQASRGHVIVADFQLEAPRPEPRSVGRNLRDNAAFGAVAETLRLVTELLALAAENPIGTLRSGGVGVREVRRLSEALRLDGATTSWLLELAALSGLITLDAATSRWGASEGTWLTENREEQWRRLVEAWLDADRAPSLVGAPLPAGGTVNALAAEVSRPDAPVVRRRALETLALLSDVEGDSVNGTVGVFETEDLISALTWHQPRLQRRFARLVPGILKEAAQLGLLGAGALTVLGSAVAAGEYSRATSVLRDALPAPLNSFLLQADLTAVAPGYLDPDVARELSLISTAEGQGPAATYRFSADSIRRALDEGLDADGILAFLHRHSATDVPQPLRYLVEDTAARYGRLRVGAAGSYLRSDDEAGLNALLADPRTASLGLVRLAPTVVAANASAKELTFTLRELGYPPALEGPARKPVGSHRMVPVAAPTSSKTRLNPWELTDEDLDRQLAALRGGGPVPNASGESQSLVSLETLRKAIRTKSSVRMGVVDAQGNQRQEIFVPLSVSDGRVRVYDPRHDVERTVSVHRIMDVEIVEGSPAHG, from the coding sequence ATGTCCGCGATTCGAGCTCTGGCCGACGATCTAGCAGCACGCAGTGACGACCAACTGCGTGAATTGCTCACGGCCCGGCCGGACCTCGCGCTTCCTCCGGTCCCCGATTTCCAGGCCATGGCTGCCCGTGCTTCCACCCGGGTCAGTGTCCAGCGGATCCTCGAGAAACTGACGGCACCCGAGCTTCAGGTCCTTGAAGCAGTGGACCTGACCACCAATGAGGATTCCCAGCTCAGCACCACCGCGTCATGGTTGAAAGCCGCCATCTCCGGCTCCACCATCAAATCCCTGGATGTCATCCTGGGCCATCTGCATTCCCTGGCCCTGCTCCGCCGTGCCACGCCGCACCCCGGAGCCCCAAAAGCGGACGCCTCACGCCGCTTCTACCTTCCTGTGTCCGTCCTGGGCGAGGCACTGGGGGCCTACCCCGCGGGGCTCGGCCGGCCCTATTCCACCCTGGCGGCTCAGCATCCGGAGTTCGGGCAGCGGCTGGTGGGCATTGTCGAAGGACTGCGTGCCACGGGCCTGCCGCTGGAGAAAGCCGATACCCCGGGCACGGCCGCCCATTCCCTGCATCACCTGGTTTCCGATCCGGCAGGCTGGGCAGCTCTCATGGCGGGCGCTCCCCCGCAGACCGTCGAGCTGCTACGGCGGTTCAAGTACTCCCCGGTGGGAACCATCCCGAAGAAAGCCGCCATGGGACGGGCGGTCCTGGACAATCCCAACCCCACGCCGGTGGAGTGGCTGGTAGCCCGTGGCCTCCTGGTCCCCCTGGATGCACTGCATGTGGAGCTTCCCCGCCCGGTGGGCCAGGCCTCCCGCGGGCACGTCATCGTCGCGGACTTCCAGTTGGAAGCGCCCCGGCCGGAACCCCGCAGCGTGGGCCGCAACCTGCGGGACAATGCCGCATTCGGCGCGGTGGCCGAAACCCTGCGCCTGGTCACGGAGCTGCTGGCGCTTGCCGCGGAAAACCCGATTGGGACGCTGCGTTCCGGAGGTGTGGGCGTGCGGGAAGTGCGCCGGCTCTCGGAAGCGCTGCGGCTGGACGGCGCCACCACCTCCTGGCTGCTGGAACTGGCGGCCCTGTCCGGGTTGATCACGCTGGATGCCGCAACTTCACGCTGGGGTGCCAGCGAGGGAACCTGGCTCACGGAGAACCGTGAAGAGCAATGGCGCCGGCTGGTGGAAGCCTGGCTGGACGCAGACCGTGCACCCTCGCTGGTGGGCGCACCTCTGCCGGCAGGGGGAACGGTCAACGCGCTGGCCGCCGAGGTGTCCCGGCCGGACGCCCCCGTGGTCCGGCGCCGCGCACTGGAAACGCTTGCCCTGCTTTCCGATGTGGAGGGGGACTCCGTCAACGGAACGGTGGGAGTCTTCGAAACCGAGGATCTCATCAGCGCCTTGACCTGGCACCAGCCACGGCTGCAGCGGCGTTTCGCCCGTCTGGTCCCGGGGATCCTCAAAGAGGCAGCACAGCTGGGACTGCTCGGCGCCGGCGCGCTGACCGTCCTTGGCTCGGCTGTGGCCGCGGGCGAGTACTCCCGCGCAACCTCCGTGCTGCGCGATGCCCTGCCGGCACCCCTGAACTCCTTCCTGCTGCAGGCCGACCTCACGGCAGTGGCACCCGGATACCTGGATCCGGACGTTGCCCGGGAACTGTCGCTGATTTCCACGGCGGAAGGACAGGGACCGGCTGCCACCTACCGGTTCTCGGCCGATTCCATCCGGCGGGCGCTGGATGAAGGGCTCGACGCCGACGGCATCCTCGCCTTCCTGCACCGGCATTCGGCAACGGACGTCCCCCAGCCGCTGCGCTACCTGGTGGAGGACACCGCCGCCCGGTACGGCCGGCTGCGGGTGGGTGCGGCCGGGTCTTATCTGCGCAGCGACGACGAGGCAGGGTTGAACGCCCTGCTGGCCGATCCGCGGACCGCCTCGCTGGGACTGGTGCGGCTGGCCCCGACCGTGGTCGCAGCCAACGCCTCCGCAAAGGAACTCACCTTCACGCTCCGCGAGCTGGGCTATCCCCCGGCGTTGGAAGGGCCCGCACGCAAACCCGTGGGCTCCCACCGGATGGTCCCGGTGGCAGCACCCACTTCCTCCAAGACCCGGCTAAACCCCTGGGAACTGACGGACGAGGACCTGGACCGGCAGCTGGCGGCCCTGCGCGGCGGGGGTCCTGTGCCAAACGCCAGCGGCGAAAGCCAGTCCCTGGTCAGCCTGGAAACCCTGCGCAAGGCCATCCGGACCAAGAGTTCGGTCCGCATGGGTGTGGTGGATGCACAGGGGAATCAGCGGCAGGAAATATTCGTTCCCTTGTCAGTAAGCGACGGCAGGGTCCGGGTCTACGACCCGCGCCACGACGTCGAGCGCACAGTGTCAGTACATCGGATTATGGACGTGGAAATAGTGGAGGGTAGCCCGGCACATGGTTGA
- a CDS encoding cold shock domain-containing protein, with amino-acid sequence MPIGKVKWFDTGKGFGFLATDDGQEVFLHASALPAGVTEVKPGTRMEFGVADGRRGPQALSARILEAPPSVAKATRKDAEDMAVITEDLIKLLDGISNGLRRGRYPDKKHAAKVAAVLRAVADDLDI; translated from the coding sequence GTGCCCATCGGCAAGGTCAAATGGTTCGACACTGGTAAGGGTTTTGGTTTTCTGGCCACGGACGATGGGCAGGAAGTCTTCCTGCATGCCTCTGCCCTTCCTGCAGGTGTCACTGAGGTCAAACCCGGGACCCGCATGGAGTTTGGCGTGGCAGACGGCCGGCGGGGACCGCAGGCACTTTCGGCCCGCATCCTCGAAGCTCCGCCCTCGGTTGCCAAGGCAACCCGCAAGGATGCGGAAGACATGGCCGTGATCACCGAAGACCTGATCAAATTGCTGGACGGCATCTCCAACGGACTGCGCCGGGGCCGGTACCCGGACAAGAAGCACGCTGCCAAGGTGGCCGCCGTGCTGCGTGCCGTTGCCGATGACCTGGATATATAA
- a CDS encoding DUF3027 domain-containing protein yields MTNPSPDMPSEPVADAAVDAASPAAAKRAPRRPAKADAVLAAAVDEARAGLLEVVAPAEVGNYVGAVADAERLVTHRFTSLRPGYHGWYWYATVARVPRSKKVTVSEVGLLPSDEALLAPEWVPWSDRLRPEDIAAEQEQQAQEEAAREAAAAGHNDADRDDADRDDADDADRDDADQDQEQRPAEMTGVQEDE; encoded by the coding sequence ATGACAAACCCCTCTCCCGACATGCCCTCCGAACCCGTCGCGGATGCAGCAGTGGACGCTGCCTCCCCCGCCGCGGCCAAACGCGCCCCGCGGCGCCCGGCAAAGGCCGACGCCGTCCTCGCGGCCGCGGTGGATGAAGCCCGCGCCGGACTCCTGGAAGTCGTGGCCCCTGCTGAAGTTGGCAACTATGTCGGTGCTGTGGCCGACGCCGAGCGGCTGGTGACCCACCGGTTTACGTCGCTCCGTCCCGGCTACCACGGATGGTACTGGTATGCCACGGTGGCCCGGGTGCCCCGAAGCAAGAAGGTAACGGTCAGTGAGGTAGGACTGCTGCCTTCCGACGAGGCTTTGCTTGCGCCCGAGTGGGTGCCTTGGTCAGACCGGCTGCGGCCGGAAGACATTGCTGCCGAACAGGAACAGCAGGCCCAGGAAGAGGCCGCCCGGGAGGCGGCCGCCGCAGGCCATAACGATGCTGACCGGGACGACGCCGACCGGGACGACGCCGACGACGCCGACCGGGACGACGCAGACCAGGACCAGGAACAGCGCCCCGCCGAAATGACGGGTGTACAGGAGGACGAGTAA